tctctgtctctcacaagTGCCGCCTTGTCCCTCTCTAATGCTGCCCTGTCTTTCTCCAGCCGGGCTCTGTCCTGTTCCAGCGACGCCCTGTCTCTGTCCACCGCAGCTCTGTCCTTCTCCAACTGCGCCCGGTCTCTCTGGAGCGCCAGCTTCTCCCGGTCTGCCAGATCCTTCTCTCTGTCTAATACCAGTCTTTCTCTGTCCAGCTCTTCAAGCTCCTTCTCGAGAAGCTGTCGTTCTTGGGCTAATCTGGCCCGCTCAATGTCCAGGCCTGACAGCATCGCAGGGTTCTCCTCACCCAGCAGCCTCTCCTGACTCAGCACAGTTGGTCCAGAATCCCCAACCCGTGTTATACTGTCATCATCCACCAGAAGTTCTAATACATCACTTCCTACTTTCACCTGGCATATCCTCTTGCTGGCCTGTGGGCCACAGTCTTCGTCGCCTGCTGATGAGGTCATTGAGTGAAAGCTGTCATCAGGAGTAAACTCATCCTTTAATGCTTCGTCCAGGAGTTTAAACCATCTCCATTGAGAGGACCTTGCAACTGCCTCCATTCCAGGAGGAGGATATTTTATTTCCTTGAAATAATAAGAGGTAGAAAAGTGGTTTATGTGTTTTGTCACGTGACAGAGCAATTCAAAAATTTGTATTTACCAATCAGTTGAAATTGCAGTAGACCAACCTTGTATTTTAGCTTTAGGTTTTCCCATTTCTTGGCAATCTGTTCAACTGTTACTTTGTCGTCCAAACCCAACTCCCTAATAATTGCGCTGAAGGgaattaaatttaaaacaatCAAGTTTGATGAACATTAACTACAATAATCACAGAAGTTATCGTTTTCGTTATCGTTTAAATTACCTCCAAGCTGCCTTGGCTGCATTTCTTTTCCTGGTAAACAGCAACGCGTTTGTGGTCCGCAGCCGTATCAGATTTTTTATGTCCTCATCAGTCACTACATAAGACAAAAGAAATaggctagttagctagctagattaCTCAAATAGTGCCGGTGTTGTTGTTGAACTACAACTGAAATATATCAAATTAACCCAAACATAATGGCTACACGTTCTGATTTCCACTTACGTTTATATGTAAATTCAGAGCTGGCCATTCCTTATCCTAGAATATTTTTATTCTACAGATAAGAATACTAGAGCTAGGGCTCTTGAAAAGAAGTGTCCTTCAGCGCGCTGTTCTTTCTGTATAACAAAATGGCGCCGACCCTAACCCCGCCTTCAGCAGAGCAAGTGCCCTAGCACATTCGCCCCTTAGCGGAGAGCAAGTgggaaacagaaacacacacacacaccaccactaGCACAGATGCCCCCACAATTACAAGAGTTTAAGAAAATCGAGGTTTCGACAATATTTTGAatgatgtcctttcttcttcCCACAAAACCTAGTTTTTCTGCATGGGTTAAAAGCGATGGAAAAAGAACTCGTCGCGCACTCAGGAAGTTAAAAACGTAAAGacgcttttttctctctcttgcacttgcgcgcgcacacatatacacacacatacataacatGCACATTCCCTAATACACTATTCTGCACCTACAATACTAACACATAAGAAACATGAGAGGCAATTGGAATTGGTAATTAACATGACAATACACAATGTGATGgcaatgaagacatggtttgcccaggttggagtggaagaactcgagtgacctgcacagagccctgacctcaaccccactgaacacctttgggatgatttggaacactgactgcacaccagacctcctcacccaacatcagtgcctcactaatgttcttgtagctgaatgggcACCAATCCCCAAGCAAAGTGGGACTCAATCTGGAAgaagatgttcaaaaagcacatatggtgtaatggtcaggtgtctgcaAACCTCTAGAAATATATAGTGATTTTACCAGAATAAGGGCAAAAGAATGTGTCTTTCACAACCAATACAGCAATACTATTAAATTTATATTGGCTCTAATTAAGGTCTATATTCACTGTAATAACCCGACAGTGTCTTATCAGACTCCAAGACTCTATCTTTGTAAATAAGATATCCTGAACCTATAATAATCTGCCCATTTCTCTTTGACTACAGGAAGCAATCCCAAAATGCTTTAAGTGTTAATTGGGCACAGTATCTTTGTGACAACTCATTACATCCTGATTTTCTCAGTTTAACTTGGGTTTGGGCTGCTATTATGTTCACCAACAGTTTGTCTCAAACTAATTAAGCCACTTGACCTTAACATGGGCATCTACTTTGCCATAAATAATAGAGTGGAATTTTTGCTGgagtttatatttttttttaaatcaagagaCCAAGCCAGCAGAGTGATGCATGACTTGCTTTCTAATGTGCTGGTGTTTTTAAGGAAAATCTGTAGATAAtcaatttaattataatttattgtGATTATACAGGAGTTGTCAGGCAtgttaacaacaaatgcaagtatttctattttgaaagttTATAGTTTCCAGTGGTTCACCCTGGGATCTGTTTGATTTGTGTAGTATTTTGtgtgttcgcctcacacctccatggttgggggttcgattcctgccgctgcctgtgtgtgtgaagtttgcatgtttttccGATGCTACGGGGGTTTcgtccgggtactctggtttcctcccctagtccaaagacatgcatgtctaaagtgtccgtagtgtgtgaatgggtgtgtgaatgtgttcgtgattgtgccctgcgatggattggcacctcatTCAGtgtggaataggctccaggttccccaatggatggatggatggaatatccCTTATTAGTATGTGTAGCTATTATTGTGGCGTTTAAGCTTTAACCTAGTCTGTTATTCAAATATGATGCAGTTTTCCTCTACAATTATCACACTACATCAGCTGCTTTAATCCACTGAAAAGATTAGTGAGGTTATTTTGTGTCAGTATGtgaatactgtatgtatgtctgACTTAATGTTCCATATGTAAATTTGTCAAATTGATGGTAGGAGTGTTTACCAAGAATGGCTTTATGAAAGACGCGCTTAGTTTAATAGAACAACATCTGGTGCACTTAGTGCTCTGTTAAAGAGGATTAATCATTTTTTGTAGATAAATTAAACTGAAGCCATTATCTATAGAAATGCCACAAAATTTACCCTGTCCCaacaaaataatgtaatatagtGTCActagggggcacagtggcttagtggttagcacctccAAAGTTGGGgatttgaatcctgcctccgccctgtgtgtgaagagtgtgcatgttctccaggtttcccctggatactctggtttcctcccccagtccaaagacatgcattgtaggctgatttgaatttccaaattgtctgtagtgtgtgaatgtgtgtgcgattgtgcccaatgatgggttggcacctcatccCGGGTGTcacctgccttgtgtcccaagttccctgggataggttccagccTATCCagcgcaaccctgtgtaggataagtagtatgggaaatggatggatagatggatggtgTCACTACAAATAATTGAGTGTGCTACTAGTAAATGACAGCCCTCAAGCCATGAGAACTCAAAATTATTAGAAGATTTGCTTGGTATTCTTACTCTGGctgatatttaataattaaagatTAGCAATAAGTTCTGCATTGTAATAGTTTAGTTAGAATTTAACAtcataatataatttaattttatcataacataacaaaatttaatttaatttttatgaTTTACTGACTCAAAATGCATGCCTATACAGATGATTAAGAGCAGTGTGCAGTACCAAGTGCTTCTACTGGATACTACTGCAATGGTATAGCATTTGTGTTTCATAAATTAAGCTTTTTCTGTGCAGGTATgtggggttatttatttatttatttttattctcacATCCACTCTTCACCTGACTGTGTTTATCTACATATCTGTCTCCGTGGTTATACTGGTAATCCACTTATGTTTGTTCATGTGTTTTATGCATTTTTGTCTTTACTAATAATGTGAATATGAGTATTTGCGCATGCATTTAATTCAATTTGACACCACATGCTTTTAACAGGGtgcaaaacacatacacatgggCGTCACTGTGGCTTGACATCACTCGTTGTCACCATGGTGAGCAGCTATGGGAGGGTGATCTCTGAATCTGAGAAGTCACTTGTCCTTGTTCTTCCTTTCGGAAGAGGTGCTAGGGGAGTACAAGTGTGAGAATAAATGGAGAGGAAAAAGGTTAGGGGACAGATGGTGTAAAACTTTTAGTAAAATTCAGCACTGTTTAGGGTCAGTTCCCTATTGTAGATCTCTTCATCTATcatttacagaaaatgtatctcattccagatttttttgtttgttttttttgttatttgttccAACATTGGAGGGGGATTGAGTACAGAACAGTTTTGTCGCTTATACATGAGCTCATAGCTCTGAAGGTGTAGGTGAGCAAAGCCTTTAGCCCTGTAGCTCACAGAGCCAGGATCAGAGTCATCAGATGAGCTGCAGCCACACTGCTGCTGAGCAGATCGGCAGCACTATTTATAGTTAATCCTGTTTAAGCGAGGTCATGCTCTCTACCATCCCCAAGACAGAGCAGTGGAGTTAAGCATGTTGCGTGCCAGTGTGTGACAGAGGACAGCACGGAGCACCACATCAGCTTCACCTTCCACTCCTGACCATAAGCTCATGCACACATATAAAGTGTGTCAAAGACACTCTACTGTGGCTCTTATGAGCAcataatacacaaacaaaaaaaagtaaatacttgtttacattgtgcattataaataataataaaaaacatataaatatgaaaatgccagcttttatatatatatatatatatatatatatatatatatatatatatatatatatatatatatatatatatatataaggaagaTTTGTTAAGAAATGCCTTTGCATATTTCAAACTTAGGGTTAGGTCTAGTCATATGGGTTActattagaaaataatagagattcacatatatttaaaataaatacataagaaAACCACACAATTAGCTCCTGGTCTGGATGCATGGAAAACCCTACAGGCTCAATTGTATTGTATGATGTGCACATAAGAAGATTTTGGGATTACCCTGCTATGTTAAACCAGAAATGAACTTTGATATCAGCAGTCCTAAACAAACAGTCCTGTGATTATGATTCACCACATTTCCTTTTATAGACCACAAGCTCAAAATTGAAAGGGATTTGTAATGGTGCATGCCATCCCTCGGTTTCCTCTGTGCAGTTCAGTATAATAAGCAATGTCTTCC
The window above is part of the Ictalurus punctatus breed USDA103 chromosome 8, Coco_2.0, whole genome shotgun sequence genome. Proteins encoded here:
- the zgc:171459 gene encoding uncharacterized protein zgc:171459 → MASSEFTYKLTDEDIKNLIRLRTTNALLFTRKRNAAKAAWSAIIRELGLDDKVTVEQIAKKWENLKLKYKEIKYPPPGMEAVARSSQWRWFKLLDEALKDEFTPDDSFHSMTSSAGDEDCGPQASKRICQVKVGSDVLELLVDDDSITRVGDSGPTVLSQERLLGEENPAMLSGLDIERARLAQERQLLEKELEELDRERLVLDREKDLADREKLALQRDRAQLEKDRAAVDRDRASLEQDRARLEKDRAALERDKAALVRDRETLKAENQAKNSTECSLDTPHEKNREKLILLFERLVEKF